The proteins below come from a single Saccharopolyspora sp. SCSIO 74807 genomic window:
- a CDS encoding MCE family protein — MNTATARHPAATALIAFGCVLALLISGGLWWAFRNPDLRITAYFDRAVGLYEHSSVRVLGVEVGQVDSVVPAGGQVRVDMTVDEGVAVPAGAKAVMVAPSLVSDRYVQLTPAYTDGPTMASGAVVPKDRTMTPADLDDLYRSANALSQALGPNGANKRGDLSNLLDTASANLDGNGEKLNGTIQRLGELSGTLEHSQGDLFATVDNLNEFTATLASSDAQVQEFYGRIADVSGFLADERQQTAASLSSLATALGDLEGFVRDNRESASANVHNLAGVTQALVDQREALGEVLDIAPTGASNFINAYDAASGSVAVRANINELTNPPVLMVCKLLEHSTPQQVPEDLRKACGELAPVLDGTLKLPSVGETVHHLGQGQLPPLPLPLAANTPTGGAPAAPPNGGP, encoded by the coding sequence ATGAACACCGCGACCGCGCGGCATCCCGCGGCCACGGCGCTGATCGCGTTCGGCTGCGTGCTCGCGCTGCTGATCAGCGGCGGGCTGTGGTGGGCTTTCCGGAACCCGGACCTGCGGATCACCGCCTACTTCGACCGGGCGGTGGGGCTCTACGAGCACTCGTCGGTGCGCGTGCTGGGCGTCGAAGTGGGCCAGGTCGATTCGGTCGTCCCGGCAGGCGGTCAAGTGCGGGTCGACATGACCGTCGACGAGGGCGTGGCCGTCCCGGCCGGGGCGAAGGCCGTGATGGTCGCGCCGAGCCTGGTCAGCGACCGCTACGTGCAGCTGACCCCGGCCTACACCGACGGGCCGACGATGGCTTCCGGTGCGGTGGTGCCGAAGGACCGCACCATGACGCCCGCGGACCTCGACGACCTCTACCGCAGCGCGAACGCGCTGTCCCAGGCGCTCGGGCCGAATGGCGCGAACAAGCGCGGGGACCTGTCGAACCTGCTGGACACGGCCTCAGCCAACCTCGACGGCAACGGGGAGAAGCTGAACGGCACGATCCAGCGGCTCGGCGAATTGTCCGGCACGTTGGAGCATTCGCAGGGCGACCTGTTCGCCACGGTGGACAACTTGAACGAGTTCACCGCGACGCTGGCTTCCAGCGACGCGCAGGTGCAGGAGTTCTACGGCCGGATCGCCGATGTTTCCGGTTTCCTCGCCGACGAGCGGCAGCAGACCGCGGCTTCGCTGAGTTCGCTGGCGACCGCGCTCGGCGACCTGGAGGGCTTCGTCCGGGACAACCGGGAATCCGCTTCGGCGAACGTGCACAACCTGGCCGGGGTCACCCAGGCGCTGGTGGATCAGCGCGAAGCGCTCGGTGAGGTGCTGGACATCGCGCCGACCGGGGCCAGCAACTTCATCAACGCCTACGACGCCGCGTCCGGTTCCGTCGCGGTGCGGGCGAACATCAACGAGCTGACCAATCCGCCGGTGCTGATGGTCTGCAAGCTGCTGGAGCACTCCACGCCGCAGCAGGTCCCGGAGGACCTGCGCAAGGCGTGCGGTGAGTTGGCGCCGGTGCTGGACGGCACGCTCAAGCTGCCGTCGGTGGGCGAGACGGTGCACCACCTCGGCCAGGGCCAACTGCCGCCGCTGCCGTT